The genomic window CTCATGGGATTCCTGCCCGCGTCGTCGCCCAGGGGATAACGCCGCATTTTGGCTGCGGTACTCCTTCTGCGTTGCAAGTGCGTCCCCAGGATCAATGGACTGCCTTATTGCTCCTCAGCCCCATTGAAGAAAACCTCGAAGAAAGCGTTTGAGAAGTTAGATGTCCCTATTTGATTGGTTTGCTAATCGGCGGAAAGAAGGTGCGACGAATACAGAACGGCAGGAACGAGAAATTGCCGATGGACTCTGGAGTAAATGTTCGGAGTGCGGTGTTCTGACCTACACCAAAGACCTGCGTGCGAATCAGATGGTTTGCGCTGAGTGTGGTGAGCATGTGCGGATTTTTAGCGATGAGCGAATTTCGCAACTCATTGATCCCGGCACCTGGAAGCCGCTTGACGAGCACTTAATGCCGACTGATCCGCTTAAGTTTCGGGATCGCAAATCCTATGGCGATCGGCTGAGAGAAACGCAAGACAAGATTGGTCTGAGCGATGCCGTCCAAACTGGTTTAGGGCAAATGGAAAGCCTGCCTGTGGGGTTGGGCGTGATGGACTTCCGCTTTATGGGCGGCAGCATGGGATCAGTAGTCGGCGAAAAACTGACTCGGATGATTGAACGATCGACCCGCGAACGGCTGCCTGTGATTATTGTCTGTGCTTCGGGCGGCGCGCGAATGCAGGAAGGAATGCTCAGCCTGATGCAAATGGCAAAAATTTCGGCAGCGCTAGAGCGTCATCGAGAATCAAGTCTGCTCTATATTCCGGTACTGACCCATCCGACGACCGGGGGCGTGACGGCAAGTTTCGCGATGCTCGGAGATATTATTCTGGCAGAACCGAAAGCGACGATCGGCTTTGCAGGCAGAAGAGTGGTGGAACAAACCCTTCGCGAAAAGCTGCCCGACGACTTCCAGACCTCTGAGTATTTGCTGACGCATGGCTTTGTCGATGCGATCGTGCCTAGAACGCAGCTCAAGAAAACCCTGGCGCAATTAATCCGCCTGCATCAGCCTCATACGCCGCTCACCCCCACTCATGCCCCTCATTTTGTTCATGTGCCCGATGTCTTGCCGTTTAAAACGGTGACACCGGACTAAGACGCTTTAGTGCATCCCGTGATGCATTTCGGGCATTGTTTCGGCAACGCCAAACCAGCTTTTCAGCCAGGTCTGCATCTGGCTAATCTCCTGTTGCTGTGTGGTGGCAATCGCTTCTGCAAAAGGACGCACGGCTTGATGCTCGACTAAGTTGCGGTTGAGCAGCATTTGGGACATCATCACGGCTCCCTCGTGATGCATCACCATGTCTTCGAGAAAGGCACGATCGAGGGCATCCCCCTGAAGCTGAGCCATGTCACGCATCATCGGGGAGTAGGTGGGTGAGGCAGACTGTCCTGGATACCAGTCTTTCAGCCAGGTCTGCATTTGGTTGATTTCGCGAGTCTGCACCTCAATGATGTCTTGAGCAAACTGCTTCATTTCCGGTCGATCGCTGCGCTCTAAGATCAGCTTTGCGCCGTCGATCGCTTCTTGATGATGCGGGATCATTTCGCTCAGGTATTCCAATTCACTGTTAACTTGCATCCCATGCATCATTTCTCCCTGCTGCCCTTCCTGATGCATCGAATGATTCATGGCAACATTCGTTGGGCGGTTTACTTCCCGGTTCATTGCACCCTGGATCAGAATGCCAGATGCAAGCAACCCAACACCTGCAACTGCTGTGACTACAAGTGTTTTTGTCTTCATATATTTCTCCACAACTGATTTGACCAACCGAATTTATCGACAGAATTGAACCGCGAGGAAGCCGCTCTACCGCTTCCTTCTACGGTCTAGCCGATCGTGTATCCGGCAGCCACAATTGCGTTTTTAACTTCAGTTTCGGCGGCTTGCGTTTCGATGTTGACCTGCTTGGTTTTAGGATCTGCTGCGACTTGAGCAGTGGGATCGATCGCAGTCACGGCTTGCGTAATTGTGTTCACACAAGCAGAACAAGCCATATCAGGAACAGTCAGTTGTAAAGTCATTGCTTTCTCTCCAGATCAAGCTTCAAGATTATTTCACTCAGCCTCAAACGATCGAGTTGAGCTTCTTCTATGTTGAAGCCTCCAGCCGAGTGGAGAGTCAAGAGGGGAGTTAGTACAAAGAACCACAAGTTTGGTTTAGCTCAGCTTCAGTGGTGCCAAAGTGCTGCTGTCTGCACAAAATGATCTGCGCTGTTCGTTGCTGGTGATAAACGCGATGAGCAAACCAACCGATCGGCACCCAGGCAAGCCCGCCAATCACCATGCCTGTCACCAGGCTAGAAACTAAATCTTTTCTGTGAATACGCCCACGCTTCGATTCGGGAGCGACAGGTGCTTCTCTCATAAGTTTGCCTCAATCAGCTGCGATGATCTCCTCCTCTAAGCGAAACAGAAAAACGAGCCTATTACATCTTTCGCTCTGCGTAATTCCTTGGATGCAGGAAGGCATATTCGGGATTCGGCATTTCAAGCTATTCTTGACGTGACGGTATCTTGACGGGACGAAGAAAAAGCCATGCAAACTGTGGACCCCAAAATCAGCCCCCTTGCGGGACAGCCAGCCCCCGCCGACAAACTGATGGATGTCGCTCAATTGCTGGATCAGTATTACACTGTTCATCCCGATCCAGAAAATCCTTTGCAGCAAGTAAGTTTTGGCACATCAGGACACCGAGGCTCCGCTGCCAATGGAACGTTCAACGAGGATCATATTCTGGCAGTTTCCCAGGCGGTAATTGAGTATCGCAAGAGCCAGGGAATCGACGGTCCGCTTTATATGGGAATGGACAGCCACGCGCTCTCGGCTCCGGCACAGAAGTCGGCGTTGGAAGTGTTAGCGGCTCATGGTGTTGAGGTTTATATCGCTGCGGGAGAAGGCAACGCCCAATTTACGCCTACTCCAGTTATCTCTCATGCCATTCTTGCCTATAACAAAGACAGAACCAGCGGTCTAGCAGATGGCATTATCATCACGCCTTCGCACAACCCCCCAGCAGATGGTGGGTTCAAATATAATCCGCCGACTGGAGGTCCTGCAGAACCGGAAGCAACGAAGTGGATTCAAAATCGGGCAAATGAACTGATAGTGGGCAAAAACTGCGATGTGCAGCGGATATCTTATGAATCTGCCCTGAAAGCCAGCACCACTCACCGCTACGACTACATCACCCCTTACGTGAATGATCTGGAAAACATCATTGATATTGAGGTGATTCGATCGGCAGGGCTGAGAATTGGGGCAGATCCGCTGGGTGGCTCAAATGTTGCCTATTGGGAACCGATCGCCGCTCGGTATGGGCTAAACATCACTTTGATTAACCCCAATGTTGATCCCACGTTCCGCTTTATGACGCTGGACTGGGACGGCAAAATTCGGATGGACTGCTCTTCGCCTTATGCCATGGCAAGTCTGGTGAAGCTGAAAGATGATTATGATATTGCGTTTGGCAACGATACCGACTCCGATCGTCATGGAATTGTGACACCGAGCGTCGGCTTAATGAACCCAAATCATTTTCTGGCAGTGGCAATTCGCTATCTGTTCACGCAGCGGAGTGGCTGGTCTGCGAATAGTGCGATCGGTAAAACGCTGGTCAGCAGCAGCATGATCGATCGAGTCGGCAAGGAGATTGGGCGGCAGGTTTGTGAAGTGCCCGTCGGTTTTAAGTGGTTTGTCTCTGGCTTGTTGGATGGCTCCTTTGGGTTTGGTGGCGAGGAAAGTGCAGGCGCGTCATTTTTGCGGAAGGATGGCACTGTTTGGACAACCGACAAAGACGGTATCATCATGGATCTGTTAGCGGCTGAAATTACGGCAAAAACTGGCAAAGATCCCGGACAGCACTATCAGGAACTAACCGAAAGATTGGGCAAGTCTTACTATACCCGCATCGATTCTCCGGCAACACCAGAACAAAAAGCCCGCCTCAGCAAACTGTCTCCTGATGACGTAAAAGCAGACTCAATGGCAGGGGAAGCGATCGTTGCCAAAATGACCAAAGCTCCCGGCAATAATGCAGCGATCGGTGGCTTGAAAGTGACGACTGAAAATGGCTGGTTTGCGGCTCGTCCTTCGGGTACTGAGAATGTCTACAAACTCTATGCTGAAAGTCTCAAGAGTCAGGAGCATTTGAATTTGATTCTGCAAGAGGCAGAGCAGATTGTAAGTGATGCGTTGTAGGGAATTGGTAATCGGTAATGACTAATCGTTAATCGGTAATTGAACGGCAGGTTTAGAGCTTGATTACTGTTGTTTTAAACACAGTGCGATCGGCTTTAGCCTGTCTTTTGCTATCAGCTTGGACGCTGACTTGACTGCTGTATGGTGAAGTGTCTGTAGAATGCAGATCATTGCCTGGTGTTGCTGCCTAGCCCCAATCTGGGAAAGCTACAGCATAGGTATTAGCATGAGGCTGTTTAATGAAACCTTCTCAGTGCAAAGGGCAACTGATAACCTGGAAGGATGATAGAGGATTTGGTTTCATTAAACCGGATGATGGAAGCAAAGAAATCTTCTTACATATCAGCGCTTTGCGGGGAGCAGGCCGCCGTCCAAAGGTCGGTGATATTATCTTCTACGAGCCAGTTTCTGAACCGAATGGGAAGGTACGTGCTGCAAAAGCATCAATTCAAGGCGTTGTCTCCCAATCTTCAACTCAAGGTGTTGTTTGCCGATCTTCAACTTTGCCAGCAAAGCAGAAACCCAAAGAACAAGACTTACTGAAAACCACTGTCAGCCTCGGTGGGGCTATTGTTGGACTTTTCATCGTGCTTTCCGCAGGAATGTCTAGATTCAACCGTCTTCCTGCTTCAGTGACATTATCTTCTCCGATTGCATCGTCTCCTCCCGCAGTATCCATTCCAGGCGTAAACTGTATTATCAAAGGCAATATTTCAATCAGTACAGGTAACAGGCTCTATCACCTTCCGGGAATGGAAGATTATGAATCAACTGTGATT from Trichocoleus sp. includes these protein-coding regions:
- the accD gene encoding acetyl-CoA carboxylase, carboxyltransferase subunit beta translates to MSLFDWFANRRKEGATNTERQEREIADGLWSKCSECGVLTYTKDLRANQMVCAECGEHVRIFSDERISQLIDPGTWKPLDEHLMPTDPLKFRDRKSYGDRLRETQDKIGLSDAVQTGLGQMESLPVGLGVMDFRFMGGSMGSVVGEKLTRMIERSTRERLPVIIVCASGGARMQEGMLSLMQMAKISAALERHRESSLLYIPVLTHPTTGGVTASFAMLGDIILAEPKATIGFAGRRVVEQTLREKLPDDFQTSEYLLTHGFVDAIVPRTQLKKTLAQLIRLHQPHTPLTPTHAPHFVHVPDVLPFKTVTPD
- a CDS encoding DUF305 domain-containing protein, which produces MKTKTLVVTAVAGVGLLASGILIQGAMNREVNRPTNVAMNHSMHQEGQQGEMMHGMQVNSELEYLSEMIPHHQEAIDGAKLILERSDRPEMKQFAQDIIEVQTREINQMQTWLKDWYPGQSASPTYSPMMRDMAQLQGDALDRAFLEDMVMHHEGAVMMSQMLLNRNLVEHQAVRPFAEAIATTQQQEISQMQTWLKSWFGVAETMPEMHHGMH
- a CDS encoding heavy-metal-associated domain-containing protein — protein: MTLQLTVPDMACSACVNTITQAVTAIDPTAQVAADPKTKQVNIETQAAETEVKNAIVAAGYTIG
- the pgm gene encoding phosphoglucomutase (alpha-D-glucose-1,6-bisphosphate-dependent), which encodes MQTVDPKISPLAGQPAPADKLMDVAQLLDQYYTVHPDPENPLQQVSFGTSGHRGSAANGTFNEDHILAVSQAVIEYRKSQGIDGPLYMGMDSHALSAPAQKSALEVLAAHGVEVYIAAGEGNAQFTPTPVISHAILAYNKDRTSGLADGIIITPSHNPPADGGFKYNPPTGGPAEPEATKWIQNRANELIVGKNCDVQRISYESALKASTTHRYDYITPYVNDLENIIDIEVIRSAGLRIGADPLGGSNVAYWEPIAARYGLNITLINPNVDPTFRFMTLDWDGKIRMDCSSPYAMASLVKLKDDYDIAFGNDTDSDRHGIVTPSVGLMNPNHFLAVAIRYLFTQRSGWSANSAIGKTLVSSSMIDRVGKEIGRQVCEVPVGFKWFVSGLLDGSFGFGGEESAGASFLRKDGTVWTTDKDGIIMDLLAAEITAKTGKDPGQHYQELTERLGKSYYTRIDSPATPEQKARLSKLSPDDVKADSMAGEAIVAKMTKAPGNNAAIGGLKVTTENGWFAARPSGTENVYKLYAESLKSQEHLNLILQEAEQIVSDAL
- a CDS encoding cold shock domain-containing protein, with the translated sequence MKPSQCKGQLITWKDDRGFGFIKPDDGSKEIFLHISALRGAGRRPKVGDIIFYEPVSEPNGKVRAAKASIQGVVSQSSTQGVVCRSSTLPAKQKPKEQDLLKTTVSLGGAIVGLFIVLSAGMSRFNRLPASVTLSSPIASSPPAVSIPGVNCIIKGNISISTGNRLYHLPGMEDYESTVIDPIKGERWFCTQSEAIASGWRRAPK